A genomic region of Arachis stenosperma cultivar V10309 chromosome 9, arast.V10309.gnm1.PFL2, whole genome shotgun sequence contains the following coding sequences:
- the LOC130948505 gene encoding tripeptidyl-peptidase 2-like produces MPCSSSLTSCCASGDSSSNTNTENHDNNTNGATPRNLKLTQSTFLSSLMPKTEIGVDRFLHAYPSYDGRGALIAIFDSGVDPAAAGLQVTSDGKPKILDVLDCTGSGDVDTSKVVKADADGCISGASGTSLVINDSWKNPSGQWHVGYKFVYELFTEKLTSRLKKERRKKWDKKNQEEIANAVKQLDDFDQQHVKIEDAELTKAREDLQNRLDLLRKQSESYDDKGPVIDVVVWHDGEVWRVALDTQNIEDDPECGKLANFVPLTNYRIDRKYGVFSKLDACTFVVNVYNDGKVVSIVTDSSPHGTHVAGIAAAFHPEEPLLNGVAPGAQLISCKIGDSRLGSMETGTGLTRALIAAVEHKCDLINMSYGEPTLLPDYGRFVDLVNEAVNKHRLIFVSSAGNSGPALNTVGAPGGTSSSIIGVGAYVSPAMAAGAHSVVESPSEGIEYTWSSRGPTTDGDLGVCISAPGAAVAPVPMWTLQRRMLMNGTSMASPSACGGIALLISAMKAEGINVSPYSVRKALENTSVPIGNSPEDKLSTGQGLMQVDKCYEYIKQCHNIPCVWYQVNIKQSGKTNPSSRGIYLREASAFQQSTEWTVEVDPKFHEDANKIEELAVFEEHIELHSTDSSVVKAPDYLLLTHNGRTFNVIVDPTNLADGLHYYEVYGIDCKAPWRGPLFRIPVTITKPVAVTNRPPQVSFSKMLFQSGHVERKYIEVPHGASWVEGTMNTSSFDTTRRFFVDAVQICPLHRPLTWRSVMTFSSPAAKSFAFKVVGGQTLELVIAQFWSSGIGSQETTSVDLKVMFHGVKVNQEEIVLDGSEAPVRINAEALLASERLAPLAILNKIRIPYRPTDAKISALTTDRDKLPSGKQILALTLTYKIKLEDGAEVTPQIPVLNDRIYDTKFESQFYMISDSNKRVYSSGDAYPNSKKLPKGEYNLRLYVRHENLQILEKMKQLVLFIERNLEDKDVIRLPFFSQPDGPLIGNGSFKSSTLVPGMKEGFYLGPPPLDKIPKNAPQGSVLVGAISYGKLSFAGLGEQKNPEKLPVSHRVSYIVPPNKIEEEKGKNSSLASKKTVSERLEEEVRDAKMKVLGGLKQENDEELLEWKKLSDSLKSEYPKYTPLLAKILEGLVSRSNIKDKLHHHEEVIDAANAVIDSIETEELAKFLALKHDQDDDEAEKKKKEMELTRDQLAEALYQKGLSLAELESLKEVDKTDEQSKDDSTTRPNLFEENFNELKKWVDLKSKKYGILLVTNEKRKQRLGTALKVLTDIIQDDAEPAKKKFYELKLSLIEEMGWSHVATYERQWMLVRFPPSLPLF; encoded by the exons ATGCCTTGTTCTTCTTCCTTAACCTCCTGCTGTGCCAGTGGTGACAGCAGCAGCAACACCAACACCGAAAACCACGATAACAACACCAACGGTGCTACTCCTCGAAACTTGAAGCTGACCCAATCGACGTTCTTGTCTTCACTGATGCCAAAGACAGAGATTGGCGTCGACCGTTTCCTCCATGCTTACCCGAGCTACGATGGCCGTGGTGCACTCATCGCTATCTTCG ATTCTGGTGTAGACCCAGCTGCTGCTGGATTACAGGTTACCTCTGATGGGAAACCAAAAATCCTTGATGTTCTTGATTG CACTGGGAGTGGAGATGTTGATACCTCAAAGGTGGTGAAGGCTGATGCTGATGGTTGTATTTCTGGAGCATCAG GGACATCTTTGGTTATCAATGATTCGTGGAAAAATCCTTCTGGTCAATGGCATGTGGGTTATAAATTTGTTTATGAGCTCTTTACAGAAAAGTTGACTTCTCGTTTGAAG aaggaaagaaggaaaaagTGGGACAAGAAAAACCAGGAGGAAATTGCTAACGCTGTAAAACAACTTGATGATTTTGATCAG CAACATGTCAAGATAGAAGATGCTGAACTTACAAAGGCTCGTGAAGATCTCCAAAATAGGCTTGATCTTCTGAGAAAGCAATCTGAG AGCTATGATGATAAAGGGCCTGTCATAGATGTTGTTGTCTGGCATGATGGAGAGGTTTGGAGAGTTGCTCTTGACACACAAAATATTGAGGATGATCCAGAATGTGGGAAGCTTGCTAACTTTGTACCCTTAACTAATTACAG GATTGACAGGAAGTATGGTGTCTTCAGCAAATTAGATGCGTGTACATTTGTTGTGAATGTCTATAATGATGGAAAAGTTGTAAGTATTGTAACAGACAGCTCCCCTCATGGTACCCATGTTGCTGGTATAGCTGCTGCATTCCACCCAGAG GAACCCTTGTTGAATGGAGTTGCACCTGGAGCTCAACTAATATCTTGTAAAATCGGGGACTCTCGCTTGGGTTCTATGGAAACTGGAACTGGTTTGACTCGGGCATTAATAGCTGCTGTGGAG CATAAATGTGATCTTATCAACATGAGTTATGGTGAGCCAACGTTGCTGCCAGACTATGGACGCTTTGTCGACCTTGTGAATGAA GCTGTAAACAAGCACCGTCTGATATTTGTTAGCAGTGCTGGTAATAGTGGGCCAGCATTGAACACAGTCGGTGCTCCTGGTGGTACATCTTCAAGTATCATTGGTGTTGGTGCTTATGTTTCTCCTGCTATGGCTGCTGGTGCTCATTCTGTTGTTGAATCTCCATCTGAGGGAATTGAATACACTTG GTCTAGTCGAGGACCAACAACTGATGGAGACCTTGGTGTCTGTATAAGTGCTCCTGGTGCTGCTGTTGCTCCAGTTCCTATGTGGACACTTCAACGGCGCATGCTCATGAATGGGACATCAATGGCATCACCATCAGCCTGTGGGGGAATTGCATTGCTCATTAGTGCAATGAAG GCTGAGGGAATTAATGTGAGTCCATATAGTGTGAGGAAGGCCCTGGAGAATACATCTGTTCCTATAGGCAATTCACCTGAGGATAAATTATCCACTGGGCAAGGGCTTATGCAAGTTGACAA GTGTTACGAATATATTAAGCAATGTCACAATATTCCATGTGTTTGGTATCAAGTAAACATCAAGCAATCTGGAAAAACAA ATCCTTCTTCACGGGGCATCTACCTGAGGGAGGCTAGTGCTTTCCAACAATCTACTGAG TGGACAGTGGAAGTTGATCCAAAATTTCATGAGGATGCCAACAAAATTGAAGAATTGGCTGTGTTTGAGGAGCACATTGAATTACATTCTACAGATAGCTCAGTTGTGAAAGCCCCTGATTATCTACTGCTCACTCATAATGGTCGTACCTTCAA CGTAATTGTTGATCCTACTAATTTAGCTGATGGTCTGCATTATTATGAGGTCTACGGTATTGACTGCAAAGCACCATGGCGCGGTCCTCTTTTCAGAATTCCAGTTACTATAACCAAGCCTGTGGCTGTTACTAATAGACCTCCACAAGTTTCATTTTCAAAGATGTTATTCCAGTCAG GCCATGTAGAAAGGAAATATATAGAAGTGCCACATGGTGCATCGTGGGTTGAGGGAACCATGAACACATCAAGTTTTGATACAACGAGAAGATTTTTCGTGGATGCTGTTCAG ATATGTCCATTGCATAGACCGCTGACATGGAGGAGTGTGATGACTTTTTCTTCCCCTGCTGCCAAAAGCTTCGCTTTCAAGGTTGTAGGTGGTCAAACATTGGAACTAGTCATAGCTCAGTTTTGGTCAAGTGGCATAGGGAGTCAAGAGACTACAAGTGTGGATCTGAAG GTTATGTTTCATGGTGTAAAAGTCAACCAAGAGGAAATTGTACTTGATGGGAGTGAAGCACCAGTTAGAATTAATGCTGAAGCATTACTGGCATCTGAGAGACTTGCACCTTTAGCAATACTAAACAAG ATAAGGATCCCTTATAGACCAACAGATGCTAAGATTAGTGCACTTACGACTGATCGTGACAAACTTCCCTCTGGAAAGCAGATACTTGCACTGACACTAAC ATACAAGATCAAATTGGAAGATGGAGCTGAAGTAACACCTCAAATTCCAGTCCTGAATGACAGGATATATGACACTAAATTTGAGTCTCAATTTTATATGATTTCTGATTCAAATAAG CGTGTATATTCAAGTGGAGATGCCTACCCGAACTCCAAAAAACTTCCCAAGGGAGAATACAATTTAAGGCTATATGTGAG GCATGAGAACTTGCAGATTTTAGAGAAGATGAAGCAATTGGTGTTATTCATCGAGCGAAATTTGGAAGATAAG GATGTTATTCGACTACCCTTTTTCTCCCAACCTGATGGTCCACTTATAGGAAATGGTTCCTTTAAGTCTTCAACATTAGTTCCAGG TATGAAAGAAGGATTTTATCTGGGTCCACCACCATTGGACAAAATCCCCAAG AATGCTCCTCAAGGATCTGTATTAGTGGGAGCAATATCATATGGGAAACTATCGTTTGCTGGTCTCGGGGAGCAGAAGAATCCGGAGAAGCTTCCTGTATCACATCGGGTTTCTTATATAGTTCCTCCAAATAAG ATTGAAgaggaaaaggggaaaaattcTTCCCTAGCTTCCAAGAAGACAGTTTCTGAACGTTTAGAAGAAGAG GTAAGAGATGCAAAAATGAAAGTTCTTGGAGGCCTAAAACAAGAAAATGATGAAGAGCTTTTGGAATGGAAGAAGTTGTCTGACTCTCTCAAA TCTGAATACCCAAAGTACACTCCATTGCTTGCAAAGATTTTGGAAGGTTTAGTTTCGAGGAGTAATATCAAAGATAAACTACATCATCATGAAGAG GTAATTGATGCAGCGAATGCAGTGATTGACAGTATTGAGACAGAGGAGTTGGCAAAATTTTTGGCCCTAAAACATGACCAAGATGACGACGAAGCAGAG aaaaagaagaaagagatggaATTAACCCGTGATCAATTAGCAGAGGCACTTTACCAAAAGGGCCTTTCATTGGCAGAACTTGAGTCTTTGAAG GAGGTGGATAAAACTGACGAGCAGTCTAAGGATGACAGCACTACCCGTCCGAACTTGTTTGAAGAGAATTTTAATGAACTGAAGAAATGGGTTGATCTGAAGAGcaaaaaatatggaatcctcttgGTGACAAATGAGAAGCGTAAGCAGAGGCTTGGGACAGCATTGAAG GTGTTGACGGACATAATTCAAGACGACGCTGAGCCTGCTAAGAAGAAATTCTATGAACTAAAGCTGTCTTTGATTGAGGAGATGGGATGGTCTCATGTGGCTACGTATGAGAGACAATGGATGCTCGTGCGTTTTCCACCAAGCTTGCCTCTTTTCTAG